A window of the Odocoileus virginianus isolate 20LAN1187 ecotype Illinois chromosome 20, Ovbor_1.2, whole genome shotgun sequence genome harbors these coding sequences:
- the KMT2B gene encoding histone-lysine N-methyltransferase 2B isoform X3: protein MAAAAGGGSCPGPGSARGRFPGRPRGSGGGGGRGGRGNGAERVRVALRRGSGAAGPGGAEPGEDTALLRLLGLHRGLRRLRRLWAGPRIQRGRGRGRGRGWGPSRGCLLEEESSDGESDDEEFQGFHSDEDVAPSSLRSALRSQRGRAPRGRGRKHKTTPLPPPRLADVAPTPPKTPARKRGEEGTERMVQALTELLRRAQAPPAPRSRALKHRTGSWKCKEGPGPGPGTPKRGGQSGRGGRGGRGRGRGRLPLVIKFVSKAKKMKMGQLSLGLESGQGQDQHEESWQDAPQGRAGSGQGEGPCWRKEQKLEEEGEEEKEEEDEEERAVAEEAMVLAEEKEEAKLPSPPLTPPAPPPPPSLPPPSASPPSPLCPPPPPVSPPPPPSPPPPRAPEEQEESPPPVVPATCSRKRGRPPLTPSQRAEREAARAGPEGTSPPTPVPSTATGGPLEDSPTVAPKSTTFLKNIRQFIMPVVSARSSRVIKTPRRFMDEDPPKPPKVEVSPTLRPPIATSPLAPQEPAPAPSPPRAPTPPSTPVPLPEKRRSILREPTFRWTSLTRELPPPPPAPPPAPPPLPAPVTPSRRPLLLRAPQFTPSEAHLKIYESVLTTPPLGAPEAPEPEPPPADDSPAEPEPRAVGRTNHLSLPRFAPVVATPIKAEMPSPGAPAPSSGQQPHAQLQQPLQALHTQLLPPALPPPQSLLQPQLQLQPPPQQAPPLEKARIAGLGSLPLSGVEEKMFSLLKRAKVQLIKIDQQQQQKVASLMPPSPGGQMEEVVGTVKQIPDRGSVKSEDESVETKRERPSGPESPVQGPRIKHVCRHAAVALGQARAMVPEDVPRLSALPLRDRQDLNAEDTSSASETESVPSRSQPGKVESAGPGGDSEPAGSGGTLAHAPRRSLPSHHGKKMRMARCGHCRGCLRVQDCGSCVNCLDKPKFGGPNTKKQCCVYRKCDKIEARKMERLAKKGRTIVKTLLPWDSDESPEASPGPPGPRRGAGAGGPREEVVAAPGPEEQDSFLLQRKSARRCVKQRPSYDIFEDSDDSEPGGPPAPRRRTPRENELPLPEPEEQSRPRKPTLQPVLQLKARRRLDKDALGPGPFASFPNGWTGKQKSPDGVHRVRVDFKEDCDLENVWLMGGLSVLTSVPGGPPMVCLLCASKGLHELVFCQVCCDPFHPFCLEEAERPLPQHHDTWCCRRCKFCHVCGRKGRGSKHLLECERCRHAYHPACLGPSYPTRATRKRRHWICSACVRCKSCGATPGKNWDVEWSGDYSLCPRCTQLFEKGNYCPICTRCYEDNDYESKMMQCAQCDHWVHAKCEGLSDEDYEILSGLPDSVLYTCGPCAGATHPRWREALSGALQGGLRQVLQGLLSSKVAGPLLLCTQCGQDGQQLHPGPCDLHAVSRRFEEGQYKSVHSFMEDVVGILMRHSEEGEMLERRAGGQTKGLLLKLLESAFGWFDAHDPKYWRRSTRLPNGVLPNAVLPPSLDHVYAQWRQQEPETPESGQPPGDPSTAFQGKDSAAFSHLEDPRQCALCLKYGDADSKEAGRLLYIGQNEWTHVNCAIWSAEVFEENDGSLKNVHAAVARGRQMRCELCLKPGATVGCCLSSCLSNFHFMCARASYCIFQDDKKVFCQKHTDLLDGKQPHLPPTSQEIVNPDGFDVLRRVYVDFEGINFKRKFLTGLEPDAINVLIGSIRIDSLGTLSDLSDCEGRLFPIGYQCSRLYWSTVDARRRCWYRCRILEYRPWGPREEPVHLEAAEENQTIVHSPAPSSEPPDHVDPPPDTDVLIPRAPEHHPPVQNPDPPPRLDPSSAPPPAPRSFSGARIKVPNYSPSRRPLGGVSFGPLPSPGSPSSLTHHIPTVGDPDFPAPPRRSRRPSPLASRLPPSRRASPPLRTSPQLRVPPPTSVVRALTPTSGELAPPSRAPSPPPPPEDLGPDFEDMEVVSGLSAADLDFAASLLGTEPFQEEIVAAGAGGSSHGGLGDSSEEEAASPTPRYVHFPVTVVSGPALGPGALPGAPRIEQLDGVDDGTDSEAEAVQQPRGQGTPPSGPGAGRAGLIGAAGDRARPPEDLPSEIVDFVLKNLGGPGEGVAGPREEPHPPAPPLANGSQPPQGLPPNPADPTRTFAWLPGPPGVRVLSLGPAPEPPKPAASKIILVNKLGQVFVKMAGEGEPVSPPVKPPPLPPPMPPTTPTSWTLPPGPLLGVLPVVGVVRQAPPPPPPPLTLVLSSGPPSPPRQAIRVKRVSTFSGRSPPAPPPSKTPRLEEDGESLEDPPQGSGPCGSGFSRVRMKTPTVRGVLDLDDPGEPTAGESPRPLQDRSPLLPLPEGGPPRAPEGPPDLLLESQWHHYSGEASSSEEEPPSPEDKENQAPKRAGPHLRFEISSEDGFSVEAESLEGAWRTLIEKVQEARGHARLRHLSFSGMSGARLLGIHHDAVIFLAEQLPGAQRCQHYKFRYHQQGEGQEEPPLNPHGAARAEVYLRKCTFDMFNFLASQHRVLPEGATCDEEEDEVQLRSTRRATSLELPMAMRFRHLKKTSKEAVGVYRSAIHGRGLFCKRNIDAGEMVIEYSGIVIRSVLTDKREKFYDGKGIGCYMFRMDDFDVVDATMHGNAARFINHSCEPNCFSRVIHVEGQKHIVIFALRRILRGEELTYDYKFPIEDASNKLPCNCGAKRCRRFLN from the exons atggcggcggcggcgggcggcggcaGTTGCCCCGGGCCTGGCTCCGCGCGGGGCCGCTTCCCGGGCCGGCCGCGGGGctccggcgggggcgggggccgcgGCGGACGGGGCAACGGGGCCGAAAGAGTGCGGGTAGCTCTGCGGCGCGGCAGCGGCGCGGCGGGGCCGGGCGGAGCCGAGCCCGGGGAGGACACGGCCCTGCTCCGTTTGCTGGGACTCCACCGGGGCCTGCGCCGGCTCCGCCGCCTGTGGGCCGGCCCGCGCATTcagcggggccggggccggggccggggccggggctggggcccGAGCCGGGGCTGCCTGCTGGAGGAGGAGAGCAGTGACGGGGAGTCCGACGATGAG GAGTTTCAGGGTTTTCATTCAGATGAAGATGTGGCCCCCAGTTCCCTGCGCTCTGCGCTCCGATCCCAGCGAG GTCGAGCCCCCCGAGGTCGGGGCCGCAAGCATAAGACGACCCCCCTTCCGCCTCCTCGCCTAGCAGATGTGGCTCCTACACCCCCAAAGACTCCTGCGCGGAAACGGGGTGAGGAGGGCACAGAACGGATGGTGCAGGCACTGACTGAACTTCTCCGGCGGGCCCAGGCACCCCCAGCCCCCCGGAGCCGGGCAT TAAAACACCGAACTGGCAGCTGGAAGTGCAAGGAGGGGCCCGGCCCAGGACCTGGGACCCCCAAGCGTGGAGGACAGTCTGGGCGAGGAGGCCGTGGAGGCAGGGGCCGAGGCCGAGGCCGGCTCCCCCTCGTGATCAAGTTTGTTTCAAAggccaaaaaaatgaagatgggaCAGTTGTCCTTGGGACTTGAATCAGGTCAGGGTCAAGATCAGCATGAGGAAAGCTGGCAGGATGCCCCCCAGGGAAGAGCTGGATCTGGGCAAGGAGAGGGCCCCTGCTGGAGGAAAGagcagaagctggaggaggagggagaggaggagaaagaagaggaagatgaggaagagagAGCTGTAGCTGAGGAAGCAATGGTGCtagcagaggagaaggaagaggcaaagCTGCCGTCACCACCCCTgactcctccagcccctccacctcctccatccCTGCCACCCCCCTCAGCATCTCCTCCATCCCCACTTTGCCCTCCCCCGCCACCTGTGTCGCCTCCCCCCCCACCATCCCCCCCACCGCCTCGTGCCCCTGAGGAGCAGGAAGAGTCCCCTCCTCCCGTGGTCCCAGCTACATGCTCGCGAAAGAGGGGCCGGCCTCCCCTGACTCCCAGCCAGCGGGCAGAGCGAGAAGCTGCTCGGGCAGGGCCAGAGGGCACCTCTCCTCCCACTCCAGTCCCCAGCACTGCCACAGGAGGCCCTCTGGAAGACAGCCCCACTGTGGCCCCCAAAAGTACCACCTTTCTGAAGAACATCCGACAGTTTATTATGCCTGTGGTGAGTGCCCGCTCTTCCCGTGTCATCAAGACACCCCGGCGATTTATGGATGAAGACCCCCCCAAGCCCCCAAAGGTGGAGGTCTCACCTACTCTACGGCCTCCCATTGCCACCTCCCCACTGGCCCCCCAGGAACCAGCACCAGCCCCCTCTCCGCCCCGTGCCCCAACTCCTCCATCTACCCCAGTCCCACTCCCTGAGAAGAGACGGTCCATCCTAAGGGAACCCACATTTCGCTGGACCTCACTGACCCGGGaactgccccctcctccccctgctcctccaccggccccacccccacttcctgccCCTGTCACTCCTTCCCGGAGGCCCCTGCTCCTTCGGGCCCCTCAGTTTACCCCAAGTGAAGCCCACCTGAAGATCTACGAATCGGTGCTTACTACTCCTCCTCTTGGGGCCCCTGAAGCCCCTGAGCCAGAGCCGCCTCCTGCCGATGACTCCCCAGCTGAGCCTGAGCCTCGGGCAGTGGGCCGCACGAACCACCTCAGCTTGCCTCGATTTGCCCCTGTGGTCGCCACTCCTATTAAGGCTGAGATGCCCTCCCCTGGGGCTCCAGCTCCAAGCAGTGGGCAGCAGCCTCACGCTCAGCTGCAGCAGCCCCTGCAGGCCTTGCACACCCAGCTGCTGCCCCCAGCACTACCACCACCGCAGTCACTGCTGCAGCCACAGTTACAGCTGCAGCCGCCGCCACAGCAGGCGCCACCACTGGAAAAGGCCCGGATCGCAGGCCTGGGGTCCTTACCACTGTCTGGTGTGGAGGAGAAAATGTTCAGCCTCCTCAAGAGAGCCAAGGTGCAGCTAATCAAGAttgaccagcagcagcagcagaaagtgGCGTCTTTGATGCCG CCCAGCCCTGGAGGGCAGATGGAGGAGGTTGTGGGGACTGTCAAGCAGATCCCAGATAGAGGTTCTGTCAAGTCGGAAGATGAATCAGTGGAAACTAAGAGGGAGAGACCATCG GGTCCCGAGTCCCCTGTGCAAGGCCCCCGCATCAAACATGTGTGCCGTCACGCTGCTGTGGCCCTGGGTCAGGCCCGGGCCATGGTGCCCGAAGACGTCCCCCGCCTCAGCGCTCTCCCTCTCCGGGATCGGCAGGACCTCAACGCGGAGG ATACGTCATCAGCATCTGAGACCGAGAGCGTCCCATCCCGGTCCCAGCCAGGAAAGGTGGAGTCAGCAGGGCCCGGGGGAGACTCAGAGCCTGCAGGGTCTGGAGGGACCCTGGCACACGCACCCCGGCGCTCACTGCCCTCCCATCACGGCAAGAAGATGCGTATGGCACGGTGTGGACACTGTCGGGGCTGCCTGCGTGTGCAGGACTGTGGCTCCTGTGTCAACTGCCTGGACAAGCCCAAGTTTGGGGGCCCCAACACCAAGAAGCAGTGCTGTGT ATACCGGAAGTGTGACAAGATAGAGGCTCGGAAGATGGAACGGCTGGCCAAAAAAG GCCGGACGATAGTGAAGACGCTGTTGCCCTGGGATTCCGATGAATCTCCTGAGGCCTCCCCTGGTCCTCCAGGCCCACGCCGGGGGGCGGGAGCTGGGGGGCCCCGGGAGGAGGTGGTGGCCGCCCCAGGGCCCGAGGAGCAGGACTCCTTCCTACTGCAGCGCAAGTCAGCCCGGCGCTGCGTCAAACAGCGACCCTCCTATGATATCTTCGAGGACTCGGATGACTCAGAGCCCGGGGGTCCCCCTGCTCCTCGGCGTCGGACCCCCCGGGAGAATG AGCTGCCACTGCCAGAACCAGAGGAGCAGAGCCGGCCCCGCAAACCCACCCTGCAGCCTGTGTTGCAGCTCAAAGCCCGAAGGCGCCTGGACAAG GATGCTTTGGGTCCTGGCCCTTTCGCCTCTTTTCCCAATGGCTGGACTGGAAAACAAAAGTCTCCAGATGGTGTGCACCGAGTTCGTGTGGATTTTAAG GAGGATTGTGACCTGGAGAATGTGTGGCTGATGGGTGGCCTAAGCGTACTCACCTCCGTGCCAGGGGGACCACCCATGGtgtgcttgctgtgtgccagcaAAGGCCTGCATGAG CTGGTGTTCTGCCAGGTCTGCTGTGACCCTTTCCACCCATTCTGCCTGGAGGAGGCCGAGCGGCCCCTGCCCCAACATCATGACACTTGGTGCTGCCGCCGCTGCAAGTTTTGCCATGTCTGTGGGCGCAAAGGCCGGGGATCCAAG CACCTCCTGGAGTGTGAGCGCTGCCGCCATGCTTACCACCCAGCCTGTCTGGGGCCCAGCTACCCAACCCGGGCCACACGCAAACGGCGCCACTGG ATCTGCTCAGCCTGCGTGCGCTGTAAGAGCTGTGGGGcaactccaggcaagaactgggaCGTCGAGTGGTCGGGAGATTACAGCCTCTGCCCCAGGTGCACCCAGCTCTTTGAGAAAG GAAACTACTGCCCGATCTGCACACGCTGCTATGAAGACAATGACTACGAGAGCAAGATGATGCAGTGTGCACAGTGTGACCACTGGGTGCACGCCAAGTGTGAGGGGCTCTCAG ATGAAGACTACGAGATCCTTTCAGGGCTGCCAGACTCGGTGCTGTACACCTGTGGGCCGTGTGCTGGGGCCACGCATCCCCGCTGGCGAGAGGCCCTGAGTGGGGCCCTGCAGGGGGGCCTGCGCCAGGTGCTTCAGGGCCTGCTGAGCTCCAAGGTGGCAGGCCCACTGCTGCTGTGCACCCAG TGTGGGCAGGATGGACAGCAGCTGCACCCAGGGCCCTGTGATCTGCACGCTGTGAGCCGGCGCTTCGAGGAGGGCCAGTACAAGTCTGTG CACAGCTTCATGGAGGATGTGGTGGGCATCCTGATGAGGCACTCTGAGGAAGGAGAGATGCTGGAGCGCCGGGCTGGAGGCCAGACCAAGGGGCTCCTACTGAAG CTGCTAGAGTCTGCGTTTGGCTGGTTCGACGCCCACGACCCCAAGTACTGGCGACGGAGTACCCGGCTGCCCAA CGGAGTCCTTCCCAATGCTGTGTTGCCCCCATCCCTGGACCACGTCTACGCTCAGTGGAGGCAGCAGGAACCAGAGACCCCAGAATCAGGGCAGCCTCCAGGGGATCCCTCAACAG CTTTCCAGGGCAAGGATTCAGCTGCTTTCTCACATCTGGAGGACCCCCGTCAGTGTGCGCTCTGCCTCAAATACGGGGATGCGGACTCTAAG GAGGCGGGACGGCTTCTGTACATTGGGCAGAATGAGTGGACACACGTCAACTGTGCCATTTGGTCAGCCGAAGTGTTTGAAGAAAACGACGGCTCCCTCAAAAACGTGCATGCTGCTGTGGCTCGAGGGAGGCAGATG CGCTGTGAGCTCTGCCTGAAGCCTGGTGCTACGGTGGGCTgctgcctctcctcctgcctcagcaaCTTCCACTTCATGTGCGCCCGGGCCAGCTACTGCATCTTCCAGGATGACAAGAAGGTGTTCTGCCAGAAACACACAGACCTGTTGGATGGCAAG CAACCCCATTTGCCACCCACCTCCCAGGAGATCGTGAACCCTGATGGTTTTGATGTTCTCCGCCGAGTCTACGTGGACTTTGAGGGCATCAATTTCAAGCGAAAGTTCTTGACGGGGCTTGAACCTGATGCCATCAATGTGCTCATTG GTTCCATCCGGATCGACTCCTTGGGCACTCTCTCTGACCTCTCAGACTGTGAGGGACGGCTCTTCCCCATTGGCTACCA GTGCTCCCGTCTGTACTGGAGCACAGTAGATGCCCGGCGGCGCTGCTGGTATCGGTGCCGGATCCTGGAGTATCGGCCGTGGGGGCCAAGGGAAGAGCCAGTTCACCTGGAGGCAGCAGAAGAGAACCAGACCATTGTGCACAGTCCTGCCCCTTCCTCAG AGCCCCCAGATCATGTGGACCCCCCGCCAGATACAGATGTCCTTATCCCTAGAGCTCCTGAGCACCACCCACCTGTTCAGAATCCGGACCCCCCACCTCGGCTGGATCCAAGCAgcgcccctcctccagccccccgCTCCTTCTCGGGGGCTCGAATCAAAGTGCCCAACTACTCACCATCCCGGAGGCCCTTGGGGGGTGTGTCCTTTggacccctgccctcccctg GAAGTCCATCTTCTCTGACCCACCACATCCCTACAGTGGGAGACCCGGACTTCCCAGCTCCCCCGAGACGCTCCCGTCGCCCCAGCCCTCTGGCTTCCAGGCTGCCACCTTCACGGCGGGCCTCTCCCCCTCTCAGAACCTCTCCTCAGCTCAGGGTGCCCCCTCCTACCTCAGTCGTTAGAGCCCTCACACCTACCTCAGGGGAGCTGGCTCCCCCTAGCCGGGCCCCGTCTCCTCCACCACCCCCTGAAGACCTGGGCCCAGACTTTGAGGACATGGAGGTCGTATCAGGACTGAGTGCTGCTGACCTGGACTTTGCGGCCAGCCTGCTGGGGACTGAGCCCTTCCAGGAAGAGATCGTGGCTGCGGGGGCCGGGGGTAGCAGCCACGGGGGCCTGGGGGACAGCTCAGAGGAGGAGGCCGCCAGCCCCACCCCCCGCTACGTCCACTTCCCTGTGACTGTGGTGtctggccctgccctgggccccgGTGCCCTCCCCGGAGCCCCCCGCATTGAACAGCTGGACGGAGTGGATGATGGCACCGACAGCGAGGCCGAGGCAGTCCAGCAGCCTCGGGGCCAGGGGACTCCTCCTTCAGGGCCAGGAGCAGGCCGGGCGGGGCTCATCGGGGCTGCAGGGGACAGGGCCCGACCTCCCGAGGACTTGCCGTCAGAAATCGTGGATTTTGTGTTGAAGAACCTaggggggcctggggagggggttgCTGGACCCAGAGAGgagccccaccccccagcacctCCCCTGGCCAATGGCAGCCAGCCCCCTCAGGGCCTGCCCCCTAACCCAGCTGACCCCACCCGGACGTTTGCCTGGCTCCCTGGACCCCCAGGGGTCCGGGTATTGAGCCTGGGCCCTGCCCCTGAGCCCCCAAAACCTGCCGCATCCAAGATCATCCTTGTCAACAAGCTGGGGCAGGTGTTTGTAAAGATGGCAGGGGAGGGTGAACCTGTCTCACCCCCAGTGAAGCCACCgcctctgcctcctcccatgCCCCCCACGACCCCCACTTCCTGGACTCTGCCCCCAGGACCCCTGCTGGGTGTGTTGCCAGTAGTAGGGGTGGTCCGCcaagccccgcccccacccccccctccGTTGACGCTGGTGTTGAGCAGTGGGCCCCCCAGCCCACCCCGCCAGGCCATCCGTGTCAAAAGGGTGTCCACCTTCTCTGGCCGTTCTCCACCAGCACCTCCACCAAGCAAGACTCCCCGGCTGGAGGAAGATGGAGAGTCCTTGGAGGACCCCCCCCAGGGTTCAGGGCCTTGTGGCAGTGG GTTCAGCCGAGTGAGGATGAAAACGCCCACCGTGCGTGGAGTTCTTGACCTGGATGATCCTGGGGAGCCCACTGCGGGGGAAAGTCCGAG GCCCCTCCAGGACCGGTCCCCTCTGCTGCCACTTCCTGAAGGTGGTCCTCCCCGGGCCCCTGAGGGTCCCCCTGACCTGCTGCTTGAGTCCCAGTGGCACCACTACTCAG GTGAGGCTTCAAGCTCCGAGGAAGAGCCTCCATCCCCAGAGGACAAAGAGAACCAGGCCCCTAAACGGGCTGGCCCACACCTGCGTTTCGAGATCAGCAGTGAGGATGGGTTCAGCGTAGAGGCAGAAAGCTTGGAAG GGGCGTGGAGAACTCTGATTGAGAAGGTGCAAGAGGCCCGAGGGCATGCCCGGCTCAGACATCTCTCCTTCAGTG GAATGAGTGGGGCAAGGCTCCTGGGCATCCACCACGATGCTGTCATCTTCCTGGCAGAGCAGCTGCCCGGGGCTCAGCGCTGCCAGCACTACAAGTTCCGCTACCACCAGCAGGGAGAGGGCCAGGAGGAGCCACCCCTGAACCCCCATGGGGCAGCCCGCGCTGAGGTGTATCTCCG CAAGTGCACCTTTGACATGTTCAACTTCCTGGCCTCCCAGCACCGGGTGCTTCCTGAGGGAGCCACCTGTGACGAGGAAGAGGATGAGGTGCAGCTCAGGTCAACCAG ACGTGCCACCAGTCTGGAGCTGCCCATGGCCATGCGCTTTCGCCACCTCAAGAAGACATCCAAAGAGGCTGTGGGTGTCTACAG ATCTGCCATCCACGGGCGGGGCCTGTTCTGTAAGCGCAACATCGATGCTGGTGAGATGGTCATTGAGTACTCTGGTATTGTCATTCGCTCTGTGCTGACTGACAAGCGGGAGAAGTTCTATGATGGGAAG GGCATTGGGTGCTACATGTTCCGCATGGATGACTTTGACGTGGTGGACGCCACCATGCATGGCAATGCCGCCCGATTCATCAACCACTCGTGTGAGCCCAATTGCTTCTCTCGAGTCATCCATGTGGAGGGCCAGAAGCACATCGTCATCTTCGCCCTGCGCCGCATCCTGCGTGGTGAGGAGCTCACCTATGACTACAAGTTCCCCATTGAGGATGCCAGCAACAAGCTGCCCTGCAACTGTGGCGCCAAGCGCTGCCGTCGCTTCCTTAACTGA